CAGACTTGATCATGTTCGTTCAGATTCGAACATCGAGCGGGACGCGAGAGTTTTAAGAATAGGCGGACACCGATGGCGGCCCAGTTGAAACCCGCACGAATGGACTCGGCAGAACAGGACCCTCCACGATCGGACGGAGCGCCGGGGACTGCCCGCTCCCTCCGGGGAACCTTCCAAGGACCCCTCGCGGCGGCCTGGCGGGGTGACGCCGGGGAGGATGCACTGCTCCGGACCCTGGCCGGCGGCCGTGAGCGCTTGACGGTCCATCAGGCGGCGATGCGCGGTGGATGGTCCGCCGTCGGCGCGGCTCCGGTGTCAGCCCTGGCAGGCGAGGCGGAAGCGGAACGGGGGACGCCTTGGCCGCAGCCCCTGCTGTCCCACTATGCCCGCTACTTCCGCGACGGCAACCGCACGGCTTACGAGGGGCTGGTGGCTGCCAGGCAGCAGCGGCTCACGCGCGCCGTGGTGATGGCCTGCCTGTCCGATGCCCAGAAGCAGGCCCAGGAGCATGTGCGGAAGCCGGGCGAAGAGCCTGTCTCCAGCGCGCTCCGGCAGGAATGGCTGGACGAGGTCATTGACGGCGCATGCCTGCTGTGCGAGCAGAGCTCGTGGTGCTGGGCGGCCCATGAGGACGCCTACTCCCGCCGGGGCGACGTGGTTCCGGACCGGTCGGCTCCGTATCTGGACCTGGGTGCCGGTGAAGTGGCCGCGCAGCTGGCCTGGCTGGACCTGGTCCTCGGAGAGCAGCTGGACAAGCGCGCGCCCGGCCTCCGCCGCCGGATCCGGGAGGAGGTCATGGACCGCGTGGTCCGTCCCTTCCTGGGCCGCGATGACTGGCACTGGCTGGGCCTGGACGGCGACGTCCACAACTGGAACCCCTGGATCCACTCCAACGTGATTGCCGCGGCCATGGTCCTGGTGGATGATCCCGGACTCCAGGCGCAGACAGTGGCCCTGGCCATTGAAGGGCTGGACCGCTTCTTTGCCTCAATTCCGGCAGACGGCGCCATTGACGAGGGCTTCGCCTACTGGTGGAACGGTGCCGGGCGGGCACTTGAGGCGTTGGCCCTGCTGGAGGAAGCCACCGCGGGAACACTCCACGCGGACATCCCCGTGGTCCGCGAACTCCTGGCCTTCCCGCACCGCATGCACCTGGGCCACCGGTGGTACCTGAACGTCGCCGACGGAGCGGCCCGGGCCTCGAGCGGCCTGCCCTGGGACCTAGTCCGGCGGTGGGGGGAACGCTTGGGCAACCGGGACGCCGCACAGCATGCGGCCGCCTTCAAGGCAGCTGCACCCAAAGTGGAAATCGGGCTGGGCCGGACGCTGCGTGCGCTCTTGGACCGGTCCGGGGGCGGGAAGGCCGAGCAGCGGCACCGCCCGCAGGGGCAGGATGCCTCACCACTGACACCGCCGCTCACCGGCTTCACCTATCTGGAATCCGTGCAGATCATGCTGGTCCGCGAAAACCCGGGCAGCACGCACGGCCTGGTCCTGGCTGCCAAGGGCGGGCACAACGGCGAACACCACAACCACCGCGACGTCGGCTCGGTGGTGGTGGCCCTCGACGGCGTCCCGCTCCTCGCCGACGCAGGCCAGCCCACTTACACCGCCCAGACGTTCGGGCCGGACAGGTACGGCATCAGGGCGATGCAGAGTGCCTGGCACAGTGTTCCCGCTCCGTTCGGCCTGGAACAGGGCACCGGCCGGGACTTCGCCGCAGCTGTGGAGAACGTTCCGACCCCGGAGGATCCGCGGCTGGTCCTTGGGCTGGCGGCGGCCTACGGTCTCGGCCCGGCCTCCAGCTGGATCCGGTCGGCCTCGCTGGAAAGGACGGCATCGCCGCACGCCGTGCAGCGCCCTGGACAGGGGCGGGTCCTGATTGAGGACCGCTGGAACCTCGGGGCTCCGGACGGCGCCGCGTCACCGGCCGGAACGCCCGACGTCGATATCCACTTCCTGCTCTCCGGCACCGTAGAGGTGGACCAGGAAGGGACCGCCACCGTCCGTCCGGACGGCATCCCCGGCGCCGCCGGCGGCCGCGGGGCGCTGCTGCGCTGGGACCCGGCCGCCGCCGTCGTGCACGTGGACGAATGGCTCCTGGACGATCCCCTCCTGGCCCAGGTATGGGGCCCCAGACTGACTAGGCTCCGGTTCCGGATGCCCGAAACCATGCGCGCTGCCGGCGCGTTCACCCTGACAGTGGAGGCCAATGATGAGTCCTGAACAGTCCCCCGCACCCGCCGCCAGGTCCCTCTTTTCCCTGCAGCGCCGGGAGCGGCTGATGGAGGAACTGCGTGCCCATGGTTCAGTGACAGTCCGCGGCCTTGCGGCGGAACTTGGCGTCAGCGAGCTCACTATCCGCCGGGACGTCAACATCCTGGCGGACGAAGGCCTGGTGTCAAGGGTGCATGGAGGCGCCACCCTGCCCAGCCCGCTGGACCGCTCCGCGTCCCTCAGCAGGAATCACACGAACCGCTACTCGATCGGCATGGTGGTCCCGTCGCTGGATTACTACTGGCCGCAGGTGATCAGCGGTGCCCGCGCCGAGGCCGAGGAACAGCAGGCCAGGATCGTGGTCCGCGGCTCGAGCTACGACGCCGCCGATAACCGGCGGCAGGTGCAGGCACTGCTCGATACGCAGAACATCGACGGACTCATCGTGGCCCCGGACATGACGGGGGAGGCCGGCCACGAACTGCTGCGATGGCTCAACGGGCTCCCCATCCCGGTGATTCTGGCGGAGCGAAGATCGCCGACGGAAATCCCCGCGCACCGGCTGGAGTGGGTGGCCACCGACCATGCCTTCGGAGCCGGAATGGCCACCCGCCATCTGTGGCAGGAAGGGCACCGCAGGATCGGCTGCCTGACAGATTCATCCAGCCCCACGAGCTCACACGTGGTCCGCGGCTGGCGCCAGGCCATCGCGGCCCTGCGGATCCCGGCCGAAGGGTCCCTCAGCGAGGACTCGGCAAACGTTCCCGCCGGAGAGCGCGCTGCACACTTCGACCGGGTCCTGGACCTGTGCCGGGAATCCGGGACCACTGCCATGCTGGTCCACTCAGACACCCAGGCCGTGGCCTTCGTCCAGCACTGCGTGGACCGCGGCGTGGATGTCCCCGGCAGCATGGCCGTGGTGGGGTACGACGACGAAGTGGCGTACCTCGCCGAACCCGCCATCTCCGCCGTCCGGCCGCCCAAGCAATACGTGGGCCGGGTCGCAGTGCAGCTGGTGACCGCCCGGCTGGCGGAGGGCCGGAAGCGTCCCGTGCACAGGATCCAACTCAATCCCGACCTCATTGTCCGCGAATCCTCCCTCGGCGGTCCGAGGACAGCGCCGACTGAGGCCGGCCTGGCGCCCGCCACCTGAACCAGTAGCCTTAGGACCCACGTTTGATGACTGTTCCGCGCCTGGACCTGCCCGCCCCCAACCGGGAGCTCTCGCCCTACACCGGCCTGACCAGGGAGCACTGGTGCGCCTACGCCGACTTCCTGCTGCGCTCGGTCCAGCGGTTCGCCACCGAGGACCACGCCAACATCCACCTCCCCGGAGCCGGCAGCGCCTACGGCCCCCGCAGCGATTCCCTTGAAGCCTTCGCACGCACCTTCCTCATGGCGTCCTTCCGGATGGCGGGAGACCCGGCCGCCACAGGCTGGCTCGCAGACTGGTATGCCCAGGGCCTGGATGCCGGAACGGACCCGCGCTCCCCGGACCGCTGGCCCACCCCGGGGGAACTGGGGCAGGCCAAGGTGGAGGCGGCGTCGCTGGCCGTGGGCCTTGCCCTGACGCGGAACCAGTTGTGGGACAAACTCCCGGAACGGGTGCAGGGCCAGCTCATCGCCTGGTTCGAGACCGTGGTCGGCGAGGAGTATCCACCCATCAACTGGGTGTGGTTCCAGATCGTGGTGGAGACCTTCCTGGCGAGTGTGGGCGGCAGGTCCTCCGCGGAGGACATCGAGGCGGGGCTTGCCGTCCACGATTCCCTCTACCGCGGCCAGGGCTGGTTCGCTGACGGCCCGGAGCGGGCATACGACCATTACGTGGGCTGGGCCTTCCACGTGTACCCCCAGCTGTGGGCCATGCTGGCGCCAGGGGATCCCCGGGTCAAAGCCCGCGGCACGCTCGACGGCGACCGGCTGGCGGACTACCTCGACGACGCGGTCCACCTTGTCGGTGCCAACGGCTCGCCCCTCATCCAGGGACGTAGCCTGATCTACCGCTTTGCGGCAGCCGCACCGTTCTGGGTGGGTGAGCTCTCCGGGCATACCCGGCTATCGCCGGGCACCACCCGCCGGGCCGCCTCAGGAATGCTGGACTACTTCGCGACGCACGCCGCCATCGACGGGCAGGGCCTGCTGTCCATCGGCTGGCACGGGGAATTCAAGGGGATGAAGCAGTCCTACTCCGGTGCCGGTTCGCCCTACTGGGCCGCCAAGGGAATGATCGGCCTGGCCCTGCCGGCCAGCCACCGCGTGTGGACGGCTGTGGAGGAGCCGCTTCCGGTGGAGCGCGGGGACATCCGCAGGCTGATCGCCGCACCTGGCTGGCAGGTCAACGGCACCCAGTCAGATGGCATCGTGCGGATCACCAACCACGGTACCGACCATGCCCGCCAGGGGGACCGGCTCGCCGACTCCCCGCTCTACGCCCGGCTGGGCTACTCCACCCACAGCTTTCCGGATCTCGCCCCTGAATCTTTGGACAACGCCGTCGTGCTGGTCGATGGTGCCGGCCGCCTGACGCACCGGACGGGGTTCTCAACACACAGCCTCACCGTGTCCGGAGGCGGACTGGAGGGATCTTCCGGCGGGGCTGTGAACTGGATTGATGTGCCGGACACCACCGGGCCGGACCATGGAAGCGGGGTTGCCGGGCAGCCGACACAGGGGCCGGAGATGACGGTGACATCCTTCACCAGGGGCGCGGTGGAGGTCCGCATGGTCCGGCTTTCCGGCACCTCCGGATGTCCGCCGGCCCGGCTGCGGATCGGAGGCTGGCCGCTGGATCCGGACTCGGACCTGACCAGCGTGGTGGTGCCGCTGGCGGGTGTCGGGGAACCGCTCGACGACGGCGGGAGCCTTGCCGGCGTGGAGGCCCGGCCCATGGGCAGCGGCATGGTTATCCCCTGGGTGGGAACCTCCGGCCCCGCGACGGACGGTCTCTATGTGGTGGTGGTGGGGTTCGGCGGCGCGGGCGTTAGTGAGTCCGTCAGGGGAGTGCAGCTGGACTCGGACCCAAACGGGTTCAGGGTGCGGTTCGACGGGACTCCTGTGCCGGCCCGGGAAACGGAACCTTTGGGCAGCACCCGAAGCTAACCCGCCGATAGAAGCTAACCCTGCCGATACAGGCCGGCCTGTTCCACGAGTTCGGTCAGGTACGGGCGTTTGCCTTGGCGCAGTTCCAGTCCTTCGGGCAGCCCCTGGACGGACGGTACCGAATTGGCGATATCGATGGTGATCCTGCCGCCAGCCAGCGGGGCGTTGCTGATGTGCAGGTTGCCATAGGACTCCGGGAGTACGGGATCCACCCATACGCCACCGAGGGAAACATGGGTGTCATACCGCATCAGGTTCGTTACCAGCCGGATGGGGGTGGTTGCTGCCCAGGCCTGCGGCGAGCAGGCCGTCGGATAGGGCACCGGCTCAGCGAACTGCTCCCGGCTGAACCCGCAGAACAGCTCAGGCAGCCGGCCGCCCGAGTAATCGGCAGCCTCCAGCAGGGCAGTGGAGATCCGTTGCGACTCGGCGATGAACCCGTAGCGCAGCAGGCCGCTGGCGATGAGCGCGTTGTCATGGGGCCAGACCGAGCCGTTGTGGTAGCTCGCCGGGTTGTAGGCGCCCATATCGCTGGCCAGCGTGCGCACGCCCCAGCCGCTGAACATCTCCGGGGACATGAGCCGCTCCACGACCTGCGGCGCTTTGTCTTCGTCGATGAGGCCGTAGACCAGGCAGTGGCCCATGTTGGAAGCGCACGCATCAACCTGCCGCTTCCTGCCATCCAGGGCGACGGCATAGTATCCGCGGTCCGGCATCCAGAACTCCTCGTTG
Above is a window of Arthrobacter pascens DNA encoding:
- a CDS encoding DUF2264 domain-containing protein; this encodes MTVPRLDLPAPNRELSPYTGLTREHWCAYADFLLRSVQRFATEDHANIHLPGAGSAYGPRSDSLEAFARTFLMASFRMAGDPAATGWLADWYAQGLDAGTDPRSPDRWPTPGELGQAKVEAASLAVGLALTRNQLWDKLPERVQGQLIAWFETVVGEEYPPINWVWFQIVVETFLASVGGRSSAEDIEAGLAVHDSLYRGQGWFADGPERAYDHYVGWAFHVYPQLWAMLAPGDPRVKARGTLDGDRLADYLDDAVHLVGANGSPLIQGRSLIYRFAAAAPFWVGELSGHTRLSPGTTRRAASGMLDYFATHAAIDGQGLLSIGWHGEFKGMKQSYSGAGSPYWAAKGMIGLALPASHRVWTAVEEPLPVERGDIRRLIAAPGWQVNGTQSDGIVRITNHGTDHARQGDRLADSPLYARLGYSTHSFPDLAPESLDNAVVLVDGAGRLTHRTGFSTHSLTVSGGGLEGSSGGAVNWIDVPDTTGPDHGSGVAGQPTQGPEMTVTSFTRGAVEVRMVRLSGTSGCPPARLRIGGWPLDPDSDLTSVVVPLAGVGEPLDDGGSLAGVEARPMGSGMVIPWVGTSGPATDGLYVVVVGFGGAGVSESVRGVQLDSDPNGFRVRFDGTPVPARETEPLGSTRS
- a CDS encoding substrate-binding domain-containing protein, translating into MSPEQSPAPAARSLFSLQRRERLMEELRAHGSVTVRGLAAELGVSELTIRRDVNILADEGLVSRVHGGATLPSPLDRSASLSRNHTNRYSIGMVVPSLDYYWPQVISGARAEAEEQQARIVVRGSSYDAADNRRQVQALLDTQNIDGLIVAPDMTGEAGHELLRWLNGLPIPVILAERRSPTEIPAHRLEWVATDHAFGAGMATRHLWQEGHRRIGCLTDSSSPTSSHVVRGWRQAIAALRIPAEGSLSEDSANVPAGERAAHFDRVLDLCRESGTTAMLVHSDTQAVAFVQHCVDRGVDVPGSMAVVGYDDEVAYLAEPAISAVRPPKQYVGRVAVQLVTARLAEGRKRPVHRIQLNPDLIVRESSLGGPRTAPTEAGLAPAT
- a CDS encoding heparinase II/III family protein, which produces MDSAEQDPPRSDGAPGTARSLRGTFQGPLAAAWRGDAGEDALLRTLAGGRERLTVHQAAMRGGWSAVGAAPVSALAGEAEAERGTPWPQPLLSHYARYFRDGNRTAYEGLVAARQQRLTRAVVMACLSDAQKQAQEHVRKPGEEPVSSALRQEWLDEVIDGACLLCEQSSWCWAAHEDAYSRRGDVVPDRSAPYLDLGAGEVAAQLAWLDLVLGEQLDKRAPGLRRRIREEVMDRVVRPFLGRDDWHWLGLDGDVHNWNPWIHSNVIAAAMVLVDDPGLQAQTVALAIEGLDRFFASIPADGAIDEGFAYWWNGAGRALEALALLEEATAGTLHADIPVVRELLAFPHRMHLGHRWYLNVADGAARASSGLPWDLVRRWGERLGNRDAAQHAAAFKAAAPKVEIGLGRTLRALLDRSGGGKAEQRHRPQGQDASPLTPPLTGFTYLESVQIMLVRENPGSTHGLVLAAKGGHNGEHHNHRDVGSVVVALDGVPLLADAGQPTYTAQTFGPDRYGIRAMQSAWHSVPAPFGLEQGTGRDFAAAVENVPTPEDPRLVLGLAAAYGLGPASSWIRSASLERTASPHAVQRPGQGRVLIEDRWNLGAPDGAASPAGTPDVDIHFLLSGTVEVDQEGTATVRPDGIPGAAGGRGALLRWDPAAAVVHVDEWLLDDPLLAQVWGPRLTRLRFRMPETMRAAGAFTLTVEANDES